GCCGCCGCCGGCGTGGCCTGGCTGCTGGAACAGCTCGACCGCGAGCCGACCGCCGATGAAGCGGCCTATCGGGCGCTATGGGAAAACGCGCTCAAATGATGAAAAACGCTTTTACTCATTCGCTCATTGCGATATGATGCAATGAGTAAATTATCATTTGTGCAGCCACCAGGAGAACGCATGAAAGTCATTGCCGTGCTGAACCAGAAAGGCGGGTCAGGAAAAACGACCATCGCCACCCATCTTGCCCGAGCCTTGCAACTGGACGGGGCCGACGTGCTGCTGGTCGATTCCGACCCCCAGGGCAGCGCCCGCGACTGGTCGGCAGTGCGGGAAGATCAACCGCTAACCGTGGTCGGCATCGACCGGCCGACCATCGACCGAGACGTAAAGAACGTAGCTCGCAAGGTGGATTTCGTCGTGATCGACGGTGCACCACAGGCGGCCGATCTGGCCGTGTCGGCCATCAAGGCGGCAGACTTCGTGCTGATTCCGGTGCAGCCATCGCCTTATGACATTTGGGCCACGGCCGACCTGGTGGCGCTCGTTAAGCAGCGCATCGAGATCACGGACGGGAAGCTACAGGCGGCCTTTGTTGTGTCGCGTGCAATCAAAGGCACCCGCATTGGTGGCGAGGTTGCCGAGGCGCTGGCCGGCTACGAGCTGCCCATTCTGGAAGCCCGCATCACGCAGCGCGTGAGCTATCCCGGCACGGCTGCCGCTGGCACGACCGTTCTTGAAGCGGAGCCGGAAGGCGATGCAGCGGCCGAGGTTCGCGCCTTGGCCGCCGAGATCAAGCAAAAACTCATTTGAAACTTTGAGGAAATGAATAAATGAGCAAAGTCACGTCCACACTTAGCGCCGGCCGGCCGAGCGCCCGCACCGACAAGGCCAAGGCCGCAACACTTGCCAGCCTGGCGGACGACGCCGGCAGCATGAAGCGCGTCAATTTCGAGCTGTCGGCCGAGCAGCACGCCAAGCTGAAAATCCATGCAGCCAAGGCCGGCAAGAGCATCAAGGAACTGCTGACCGAGTATGTCGCGGGCCTGCCAGACTGATACTCAAAAGCATATTTACTCATTTGAATTTTAGCGGCTAAAAGGCGGGCACCATGACTAAGAAGCAGCGAGAAGGGCAGGGCGCGCAGCAGATCAGCGAGATCATGGGCGACCTGTTGGCCCAGGCGCAGGCCAAGGCGGCATTGCCGCCACCAAAGCGCCAAACCAAGAAGATCACGCCGGCGGGCCTCATCTTGACCGAGGCCGATCAGAAGCTGATCGGGGCCGGCGCGGAGATCGCCACCATCCCGCCAGCCGGCGAGGACATGGCTTTCACTCATGCCGTGCTGTGCCAGGTTGGTTTGCCCCGCGCCAAGGTGGAAGGCCGCGAGTTCATGCGGCAGTCCGGCGCGGCTTGGGTCAATGTCCAGGCCGGCTACCTGGACGAAGGGCATGGCCCGGTTCTGCAACCTATCCCCTATGGCGTCATGCCCCGGCTTGGCCTGGCGTGGGTTTCCACCTTCGCCGTGCGCAACAAAGAGCGCGAAATCCCCATCGGTGACAGCGCCGCCGAGTTCCTGCGGCTCATGGGGATGGAGAGCGACGGCCGCCGCTATACGACCTTGCGGAAGCAGATGCACGCCTTGGCCGCCGCTCGCCTGCAACTCGGATTCAAAGGGCGCACCTACAACGGCCAGCCAGTGCAGCAGTTCGATGCTTGGGTGGCGAACAAGGACACGCAGCAGCGCGCCCTATGGCCTGGCGTCATGCTGCTGTCAGAGGACTATTACGGCTCCCTGATCGAAAGCGCCGTGCCGCTGGACAACCGCGCTTTGCACGCCCTGAAAGGTTCCGCACTGGCGTTGGACGTGTACGCCTGGCTGGCCCATCGGCTGCACCGCATCGAGGGCAGAGGGGTAACGCTGCACTGGAAGTCGCTGCGCGAGCAGTTCGCCCAGGAATACAAGGGCAAAGACCCGGACAAGGATTTCAAGAAGGAGTTTTTGCCGGTGCTGCGCAAGGTGCTGGCCGTCTATCCGCAGGCCAAGGTGAAGCCTGTCACTGGCGGCGTGCTGCTGATCGGCTCGCCACCGCCCATTCCCTACAAGGGCGGCCCCACGGTTTAGCTAAACTTCGTGAAATCGCCCCCCCCCTTGCAGCACCGCACCGGCCGCCTCAGATCGAGGCGGCCGCGTCGTTTCTGGCGTGACCTGACCAGCACCTACCCCCGAGCGGCCGAACTGGGGATAAACCCTGTGGATAGCTGCACTTATCCACGTGAAATCGCCCCCCCAGGTTCGTGAAATCGCCCCCCCCTTGGGCGGGTTATCCACGTGAAATCGCCCCCCCTTTTTGTCGGACATCGCCCCCCCCCTAAACCGGTACGGTTAGCCTTTAAAAAAATCCCTATAAATTCTTACTGGTAATTGGCTACGCCTATCGGTGGAAAACTCAACCGATAGCGCAAACCGAACCATCGCAACGCCCTACGGGCGCGCCTACCCTCCGCGCTTCGCGCTCCGCCCCGTCGCCTACGGGCGCCGGCCTGCGCCTTCGGCGGGGCACCCTACGGGTTCCCCCGGCTTCGCCGGCTCCCCCTCCAGCAATCGTGCTGGCCTACGGCCAGGCTGCTTACCAAGGGCGCGGCACGCCGCGCCGGTGCCAGCTTCACCACCTCGCCCACATCCAGCACCGTCCCCGCTGAAAGGCCGCAAAAAGCGGTTTAGCAGGGAAAAGCGGCTTGCCGAGGCCGTGCCCCACATCGAACGACAACGCGGGCGGGAAGGCCGCAGGTTGAACGCCAAGAAGAAGGGCCGTCACCAGGCGGGCAAGCCGGGCCAGCATTGCCATTCCCAACAAGGGAGGCTCAAGAATCACGACCAGGCCGCGCAGGAGCGCCCAGGAGCCCCGAAACCGGGCGAGGTAGGGGATAGGGTGCCACTTCCCCCGGAAAACGCCGCTACAGCCCGCACAGGCCCGAATTTCGACCGCAACGCGCTTCCGGCCGGGCTTGCCAGGGCGCAGGTCGCAGACGGCCCAGGCCGCGCCGGTGGCCGTCGCCGTGCCGGAATCCGTACAGCAGGCCAGCAGCGCGGCCGTGGCCGCGATCTGGCAACAGGCCCAGGAGCTGGCGAACGAATCCCTGCGCAGCGCACAGGCTGCATGGGAAACCGAGCGGGCCGAGCTAGACGCCATGCGGCAGGAGCTGGCCGAGGCTTTCGAGCGCCAGGCCGCCGAGCTGGAAACCTTGCAAACCCGCCTGGCGTCCATCGAGGACGCCGAAGCGGCCGCACGCGGCGAAGCCGCCGAGCTACGCGGTCAGTTGGCCGCCGCCCAGGAACAGGCGCACACGGCCGAAGCCCGCGCCCAGGAGATCGAGCGCCGGGCCGGCGAGTTGCGCACGGAGCTGGATAGGGCGCACCAGGACGCCGACCAGGCACGCGGGGCGCTGGCCGAACAGCAGAAGGCCAGCCAGGCCGCTGCCGCTCAACTCGACCAGGTGCGCGCCGAGCTGGTGAAGGTGCAGGCCAAGGCCGAGGCCGACCAGGAAGCACACCAGGAACAGCGCAAGACCGCCGCAGCCGAGGCGCACCGCATGGCCGAACGCTTGACGGCGGCCCAGGCCGAGCGCGACCAGGCGACGAAGGCGGCCGCGCAGGCCCGCGAGGAAGCCGCACGCATGGCCGGACAGCTCGACACGCTCAAGGAGCAATCGGCCGCGCTGCTGGCTCGCATCACGCCGCCGGCGAACGACCAGGCCAAGCCGACCAAGAAGAAGCCCGGCGGTGAGTGACCCCGGCCCCTCAAGTGTCAAGATGACGCGAACGGGTAGGGAACAGGCGAAGAAAAAGCCGGGAACGTCGCGCACGTTGCCGGCTTTTATTGACACTTGAGGGGCGGCTAATTTTAGCCGCTAAATTCATTTACTCAAAAACTCTTTTACTCTTTTGTGTGCCGCTGGCGAAATGCCGCCAGGTCGATCACGTCCGCCGTGCGCCTTGCGGCCGTCTGCATCGGCGTGGACGGCTTGCCCCCTACCGGGGCCGGGCTGGCCTTCGGCCGGAACTGCCGCCACAGCTCCGCGAAGAACGACCAGGCGAAGATGAAGGGCAACAGCGGCAGCACCAGGACGAAGCCGACCAGGCGGGCGAGTGCCGCGCCGACCGGCCGCAGGAACGCCAGCGGCCGCCGCAGCAGATCGAGCAGCAGGCCGCCGACCAGCCACACCGGCGCGGCCAGCACGAACACCGCCGCGAACAGGGCAGGGAACAGCCGCCGCAGGAACCAGGCCAGGGCGATGACGCCGACAACTGCCGCGATGATGCCCGCCATACGTCACCCCTTAGCTATGGTAGGGGTTCGCATCGAACCGCCCGGCATATTCGGAATCGGCCAGGTAGTTCAGCCGGTCGAGCAGGTAGGGCCGTTCGCCGCGCACCAAGACAATCGGATGCTCCGGCCCCAGGCGCATGACCTCATCCGGCGTCAGCAGCTCGCGGCCGGTGAATTGCTGGCTTGTGCCGGTGCTCTTGCCCCGGTTCATCGAGCCGCCGCCACCTGATAGGCCGCTGCCGCTGTTCTTGCCGGTGTTTTCCGTCTCAAACTCAATCGTGGCTTTGCCCAGGCTGTCGCTGATGTATTTGGCCGTGTCGTAGTCGTCGGTTCCGAAAAACGACTTGGCGCTGTTCGCCAGGAAGGTTTGCCATTTCGGATATGCGCCCTTGAGCTGCGACAGATCTTGAATGAACACCCAGAAGGCCAGGCCGTAGCCGCGAAGCAGGCTCACGGCATCCTCAATCTGTTTCATGTAGCCGAGCTGGCCGAACTCATCGAGCAGGAACGCGACCCGGTGCGCGGGTTGCACGTTGCTGGCCGTGATCGCGGCAATCACCGAGCTGATGAACAAGCGCAGGAAACGGGCATTCGGGCCGATGCGATTGGCGGGCATGACAAGGTAAACCGTCATGGCCGTGGCCTTGATTTCGGACAGGTCGAAGTCGGAGCGCGACAGCGCGGCCGACACTCGCGGGTCATCCAGAAACGCCGTATTCCGGCGGGCCGTCGAAAGCACGGAGCCGCGTTCTTTGTCGGCCATGCCCATCAAGGTATTTGCCGCCCTGGCCGGGATGCCAAAGGCCGCCGTATCGTCGGCCGCCATCGTGCCCAACACGTCGAAGAACTCCGCTTCCCCGGCCGTCAGCAGCCGCCGCAGCTCGCCCAGGTTCCGGCGTTCCGTGTCATCCAGCCCGGCAACATGCAGCATCAAGCCCTGCAAGAAATTCTTGGCGCTTTCATCGAAATGCACGGCATCGCCTTTGCTTTCGGCGATCACCAGGGCGTCGGCCAGGATGGCCGATTCACTCACGCAATCCGGGTTCCACACGTCGAGCCTGTCCAGCACGTTGAAGGCCGCGCCGCCGTCGCCATTCACCGCGAAAGGATCGACAACATGGACGGCCTGGCCGAGCGCCCGGCGGGCGCGGGCCGTCACGGCCGCGTTTTCGCCCTTCACGTCCAACACCAGGGCCGAGCCGGGATAGTCCAGCAGGTTCGGAATCACCGCGCCAATGCCCTTGCCGGAGCCGGTCGGGGCCACGGTCACGACATGGCCGGTAAAGCGGAAACGCTGATCGAGGCCGGCGGGCGCATCGGACACCCGGCCAAGGGCGAAGCCGCCCGGCTTGCCGGGCGCGACCAGGTGGCCGCCCTGGCGGATTTCATCGACCGTTCCCCACCGGGCCGAGCCGTGCGAACCCAGGGGATGCGTGCTGCTGTTATCGACCGCAGCGGCCGCCGCACCGGCGGCCGCAACTGGCCCGGACGGTTGCACCTGGCCGCGCAGGTTTTCAATCGTCCCGCCGAGGATACGCAACCGCTTTCCGGTCGGAGAATCCGCGCCGACCAGGCCCGCGAGCCAGCCGAACACCTTGCCCGCATTGAGATAGGTTGCGACCGTTCCGGCGACCGTCGCGGCCATGATGAACCAGCCGGGAATGAACGGCAGGAACACGAACAAAAGCACCATGCCGACCGAGGGAACCAGGAAGGCCAGGCCAACGGCCGTGCCGACCGTCACCGGGTTCTGCCGCCGCTTGTGCGCCAGCCAAGCACCGACAAAGCAGACCGTGACCAGGTAGAACAACCAGCCGCCGAAAGCCGCCTTGATGCGCTCGCCGAAACCGCCGAAATAGCCGCCTACCGTTGAGCCGCCGAGCTGTTCCATGCGTTCCGCGCCGCGCTGCTGAACTTGGGCGCGATATTCGGCAAGAATCGTCTCCGCTTGGGCCGTTCCAATACCCTTGCCGAACTCAACGCCTCGCGTCACGGACTGCTGCACGATATTGACGCCGGCCGTTGCCGCCGCCGCTGGCCGTTCGCCATCCAGACCGGCCAAAATCCGGGCGCTGAAATCGTCCAGGCTACCGGCCGAGGCAAGGCCCGCGTTCTGCAAGAACAGGCCCAGGTCATTGCGATACAGGCTAAGGATGTTTGCCGCTCCCGGTGCGTTCCGGTTCGCCAGCGCAGCGGCTTCCAGTTCCTTCAACACTGGCAACAATTCGGCCCACTTGTCGCGGTAGGCTTGCCAGTTTCCGGCGTTCGTCGCCATAGACAAATCCTGCTGCCCC
The sequence above is drawn from the Chitinivorax sp. B genome and encodes:
- the parA gene encoding ParA family partition ATPase, giving the protein MKVIAVLNQKGGSGKTTIATHLARALQLDGADVLLVDSDPQGSARDWSAVREDQPLTVVGIDRPTIDRDVKNVARKVDFVVIDGAPQAADLAVSAIKAADFVLIPVQPSPYDIWATADLVALVKQRIEITDGKLQAAFVVSRAIKGTRIGGEVAEALAGYELPILEARITQRVSYPGTAAAGTTVLEAEPEGDAAAEVRALAAEIKQKLI
- a CDS encoding plasmid partition protein ParG encodes the protein MSKVTSTLSAGRPSARTDKAKAATLASLADDAGSMKRVNFELSAEQHAKLKIHAAKAGKSIKELLTEYVAGLPD
- a CDS encoding replication protein RepA, whose translation is MTKKQREGQGAQQISEIMGDLLAQAQAKAALPPPKRQTKKITPAGLILTEADQKLIGAGAEIATIPPAGEDMAFTHAVLCQVGLPRAKVEGREFMRQSGAAWVNVQAGYLDEGHGPVLQPIPYGVMPRLGLAWVSTFAVRNKEREIPIGDSAAEFLRLMGMESDGRRYTTLRKQMHALAAARLQLGFKGRTYNGQPVQQFDAWVANKDTQQRALWPGVMLLSEDYYGSLIESAVPLDNRALHALKGSALALDVYAWLAHRLHRIEGRGVTLHWKSLREQFAQEYKGKDPDKDFKKEFLPVLRKVLAVYPQAKVKPVTGGVLLIGSPPPIPYKGGPTV
- a CDS encoding DNA-binding protein, whose amino-acid sequence is MPGRRSQTAQAAPVAVAVPESVQQASSAAVAAIWQQAQELANESLRSAQAAWETERAELDAMRQELAEAFERQAAELETLQTRLASIEDAEAAARGEAAELRGQLAAAQEQAHTAEARAQEIERRAGELRTELDRAHQDADQARGALAEQQKASQAAAAQLDQVRAELVKVQAKAEADQEAHQEQRKTAAAEAHRMAERLTAAQAERDQATKAAAQAREEAARMAGQLDTLKEQSAALLARITPPANDQAKPTKKKPGGE
- a CDS encoding type IV secretory system conjugative DNA transfer family protein, producing MMDAEDFFSRLWAAVIAVFFGVFVLSLANTAHARVLPECNPAAEAAKFYGAEDADAWVKRVCDAQEAAFQKWETSLQALDVGQQDLSMATNAGNWQAYRDKWAELLPVLKELEAAALANRNAPGAANILSLYRNDLGLFLQNAGLASAGSLDDFSARILAGLDGERPAAAATAGVNIVQQSVTRGVEFGKGIGTAQAETILAEYRAQVQQRGAERMEQLGGSTVGGYFGGFGERIKAAFGGWLFYLVTVCFVGAWLAHKRRQNPVTVGTAVGLAFLVPSVGMVLLFVFLPFIPGWFIMAATVAGTVATYLNAGKVFGWLAGLVGADSPTGKRLRILGGTIENLRGQVQPSGPVAAAGAAAAAVDNSSTHPLGSHGSARWGTVDEIRQGGHLVAPGKPGGFALGRVSDAPAGLDQRFRFTGHVVTVAPTGSGKGIGAVIPNLLDYPGSALVLDVKGENAAVTARARRALGQAVHVVDPFAVNGDGGAAFNVLDRLDVWNPDCVSESAILADALVIAESKGDAVHFDESAKNFLQGLMLHVAGLDDTERRNLGELRRLLTAGEAEFFDVLGTMAADDTAAFGIPARAANTLMGMADKERGSVLSTARRNTAFLDDPRVSAALSRSDFDLSEIKATAMTVYLVMPANRIGPNARFLRLFISSVIAAITASNVQPAHRVAFLLDEFGQLGYMKQIEDAVSLLRGYGLAFWVFIQDLSQLKGAYPKWQTFLANSAKSFFGTDDYDTAKYISDSLGKATIEFETENTGKNSGSGLSGGGGSMNRGKSTGTSQQFTGRELLTPDEVMRLGPEHPIVLVRGERPYLLDRLNYLADSEYAGRFDANPYHS